In Pseudomonas glycinae, the DNA window CCTACGTGTCGAAAAAAGGTTCGGGCATCACCGACGACGTCGCTTCCCTGAAAGGCAAAACCGTCGGCTACGAGCAAGGCACCATCCAGGAAGCCTATGCCAAAGCCGTGCTGGACAAGGCCGGCGTGAAAACCCAGGCCTATCAAAATCAGGACCAGGTGTATTCCGACCTGACCTCGGGCCGTCTCGATGCGGGCATTCAGGACATGTTGCAGGCCGAACTGGGCTTTCTGAAGTCGCCGCAAGGCGCTGATTATGAAGTCAGCAAGCCGGTCGACAACCACTTGCTGCCAGCCAAGACCGCTGTCGGTATTAAGAAAGGTAACACCGAGCTGAAAGCGCTTTTGGATAAAGGTATCAAAGCGTTACACGATGACGGCAAATACGCCGAGATTCAAAAGAAACACTTTGGCGATCTGAATCTGTACAGCGGCAAATAATGCCCCGGCGCCCATCCTCGATGGGCGCCTTTTTCATTCAGTCAGGTTGCTGATTTATGTTCGAAACCCTCTTACAACATCTGGGGCTCTCCGCCTTCAGCCTCAAGGGCTTTGGCCTGTTGCTGTTGGAAGGCACCTGGATGACCATCAAATTGTCGGCGTTGTCGCTGCTGGTGGCCGTGTTGCTCGGCCTGCTCGGCGCCAGTGCCAAGCTGTCAAAAATCAAACTGCTGCGCCTGCCCGCCCAGCTCTACACCACGCTGATTCGCGGGGTGCCCGACCTGGTGCTGATGCTGCTGATCTTCTACAGCCTGCAAACCTGGCTGACGACGCTCACCGATTACCTGGAATGGGAATACATCGAGATCGACCCGTTCAGCGCCGGGGTCCTGACCCTGGGCTTCATTTACGGCGCGTACTTCACTGAAACCTTTCGCGGGGCGATTCTTGCCGTGCCGCGCGGCCAGGTCGAAGCCGCCACCGCCTATGGTCTCAAGCGCGGCCAGCGCTTTCGCTTCGTGGTGTTCCCGCAAATGATGCGCTTCGCCCTGCCGGGCATCGGCAACAACTGGATGGTGATGCTCAAGGCCACCGCGCTGGTTTCGATCATCGGCCTGGCCGATCTGGTCAAGGCCGCACAGGACGCCGGCAAGAGCACCTATCAGCTGTTTTACTTCCTGGTGCTCGCCGCGTTGATTTACCTGCTCATCACCAGTGCCTCGAACTTCATCCTGCGCTGGCTCGAACGCCGCTACGCCGCCGGTGCAAGGGAGGCCGTACGATGATCGAACTCCTGCAGGAATACTGGAAAGCCTTCCTTTATACCGACGGTCAGAACATCACTGGTCTTGCGATGACGATGTGGCTGCTCAGCGCCTCGATCTTCTTCGGCTTCATCGTGTCGATTCCGCTGTCGATCGCCCGGGTCTCGCCGCACTTCTACATTCGCTGGCCGGTGCAGTTCTACACCTACCTGTTCCGTGGCACGCCGCTCTATATCCAGCTGCTGATCTGCTACACCGGGATCTACAGCCTGGCCGCCGTGCGCGCGCAGCCGCTGCTCGACAGTTTCTTTCGCGATGCGATGAACTGCACGATCCTGGCCTTCGCCCTCAACACTTGCGCCTACACCACGGAGATTTTCGCCGGGGCGATCCGCAGCATGAACCACGGTGAAGTCGAAGCGGCCAAGGCCTACGGGCTGACCGGCTGGAAGCTGTATGCCTACGTGATCATGCCGTCGGCGCTGCGCCGTTCGTTGCCGTACTACAGCAACGAAGTGATCCTGATGCTGCACTCGACCACCGTGGCCTTCACCGCGACCATCCCCGACATCCTGAAAGTCGCGCGGGACGCCAACTCGGCGACCTTCCTGACCTTTCAGTCGTTCGGCATCGCCGCGCTGATCTACCTGACCATCACCTTTGCGCTGGTCGGCCTGTTCCGCCTTGCCGAACGCCGATGGCTGGCCTTCCTCGGCCCGACCCACTAGGACCCATTAGAGATGCGTCATCAGATACACGACCTGCTGGCCCCGCTGCCGGGGACCGCACGACAGATCCACAGTTTTCACTTTGGCCCGGACAAGGCCCAGGGCAAGATCTACATCCAGTCTTCGCTGCACGCCGACGAACTGCCCGGCATGCTCGTGGCCTGGCACCTCAAACAGCGCCTGGCGGAGCTGGAAGCCGCCGGCCGCCTGCGCAGCGAAATCGTGCTGGTGCCGGTGGCCAACCCGGTCGGCCTCGAACAGGTGCTGATGGATGTGCCGCTGGGCCGCTACGAATTGGAGAGCGGGCAGAACTTCAACCGCTGGTTCGTCGACCTCAGCGAGGAAATCGGCAACGAGATCGAAACACAGCTGTGCGACGACCCGCAGCGCAACCTTGAGCTGATCCGCGCCAGCCTGCGCAATGCCCTCGCCCGCCAGACCGCCAGCACCCAACTGCAATCCCAGCGCCTGACCCTGCAACGGCTGGCCTGCGATGCGGACATGGTGCTCGACCTGCATTGCGATTTCGAATCCGTGGTTCACCTCTACACAACGCCCGAGGCTTGGCCGCAGGTCGAGCCGCTGGCGCGCTACATCGAATCCCAGGCGAGCCTGTTGGCCACCGACTCCGGCGGCCAGTCGTTCGACGAGTGCTTCACCCTGCTGTGGTGGCAATTGAAGGAGCGCTTCGGCGAACACTTCGAGATTCCGCTCGGCAGCTTTTCGGTCACCGTCGAGTTGCGTGGCCAGGGGGATGTCACCCATCCGCTGGCCAGTCGCGATTGCCAGGCGCTGATCGATTACCTGATTCATTTCGGCGCCATCGTCGGCGAACCCAAAGCCTTGCCAGCCCTGCCACATCCCGCCACACCTTTGGCCGGCGTAGAACCGGTGGCCACTCCCGTCGGCGGCCTGCTCGTCTACACCGCCACGCCCGGCCAGCTTCTGGAAGCCGGGCAGAAAATCGCCGAAGTCATCGACCCGATCAACGACCGGGTCACACCAGTCCATTGCACCGCTTCCGGTCTGCTCTATGCCCGCTCGCTGCGGCGCATGGCCACCGCCGGGATGGTGATCGCCCACGTCGCGGGCGCCGAAGCCTATCGCAGCGGCTATCTACTTTCGCCTTGAGGATGCCTGTCCCATGTACAAATTGACCGTTGAAGGCCTGCACAAAAGCTATGGCGACCATCAGGTGCTCAAAGGCGTGTCGCTCAAGGCCAGGACCGGTGACGTGATCAGCCTGATCGGCGCCAGCGGCTCGGGCAAAAGCACCTTTTTGCGCTGCATCAACTTTCTCGAACAACCCAACGACGGCGCGATGAGCCTCGATGGCCAGGCGATCCGCATGGTCACCGACCGCCACGGCATGCACGTCGCCGACCCCAATGAACTGCAACGCCTGCGCACCCGGCTGGCGATGGTGTTTCAGCATTTCAACCTGTGGAGCCACATGACCGTGCTGGAAAACATCACCATGGCCCCGCGCCGGGTGCTGGGCTGCAGCAAACAGGAAGCCGACGACCGCGCCCGGCGTTATCTGGAAAAGGTCGGCCTGCCGGCACGGGTGGCCGATCAGTACCCGGCGTTTCTCTCCGGCGGTCAGCAACAGCGCGTGGCCATCGCCCGGGCCTTGGCGATGGAACCAGAGGTCATGCTGTTCGACGAACCGACTTCGGCACTTGACCCGGAGCTGGTCGGCGAAGTGCTCAAGGTGATTCAGGGCCTGGCCGAAGAAGGCCGGACCATGATCATGGTCACCCATGAAATGAGCTTTGCGCGCAAGGTCTCGAGCCAGGTGCTGTTCCTGCATCAGGGGCTGGTGGAAGAAGAAGGCGCACCCGAAGAAGTGCTGGGCAATCCGAAAAGCGAACGCCTGAAGCAATTCCTCAGCGGCAATCTCAAGTAAAACTATTGCCCGGCCGGCGCGGTCATTGAAGGAACACCTTCAGAGCACACGTCGCCGGCATGGGCACTTCCACCGACTTCGCCAAATACTGGTTCAGCGCCCGCGACTGGAAGCCTTTCGCCTTTCAAAAACAGGTGTGGGCCGCGGTAAAGCGTGGCGAATCCGGCCTGCTGCACGCCAGCACCGGCGCCGGTAAAACCTACGCGGTGTGGTTTGCCGCGCTCAATCGGTTTGCCCGCTCCAGGTCTGTTGCTGAAACCACCCGTAAACGCAAACCGCCCGCCGAACCGCTGACAGTCTTGTGGATCACCCCCATGCGCGCGCTGGCTGCCGACACCGCGCGCGCCCTGCAAGCGCCGCTGGACGATCTGCAGATTCCCTGGAGCGTCGGCCTGCGCACTGGCGACACCGGCAGCAGCGAACGCGCCCGGCAGAACCGGCGCCTGCCCACCACGCTGATCACCACCCCGGAAAGCCTGACCCTGATGCTCGCCCGGGCCGACGCGCAAACGGCGCTGTCGACGCTGCGTATGGTCGTGGTGGATGAGTGGCACGAATTGCTCGGCAACAAGCGCGGCGTGCAATTGCAACTGGCCCTCGCCCGGCTACGGCGCTGGCAGCCGGGGCTGATCGTCTGGGGCGTTTCCGCGACGCTCGGCAATCAGTCCCACGCCGAACAGGTGCTGATCCCACAGGGCGGCGGCGTGAGTATTCAGGGGCAAAGCGAAAAGTCGCTCAAGGTCGATACCCTGCTCCCACCGGCCATCGAACGATTTCCCTGGGCCGGGCATATCGGCTTGAAGATGTTGCCGCAGGTGGTCGCCGAACTGGACGTCTGCGCCAGCAGCCTGGTGTTCACCAACACCCGGGCGCAATCGGAAATCTGGTATCAGGCCTTGCTGGAAGCGCGGCCGGACTGGGCCGGTTTGATTGCCCTGCACCACAGCTCTCTGTCCCGCGACACCCGCGACTGGGTCGAGCAGGCGCTGAAGAACGGTCAACTCAAAGCTGTGGTCTGCACCTCAAGCCTGGATCTGGGGGTGGATTTCCTCCCGGTGGAGCGTGTACTGCAGATCGGCTCGGCCAAAGGCGTGGCACGACTGATGCAGCGTGCCGGGCGTTCGGGCCATGCGCCCGGTAGAACGTCGCGGGTCACCCTGGTGCCGACCCACAGCCTGGAGCTGATCGAAGCTGCGGCCGCTGGCGATGCCGTGGCACAGCGGCGGATCGAACCGCGACTGTCCCCGCACAAACCGCTGGATGTGCTGGTGCAGCATCTGGTCAGCATGGCCCTGGGCGGTGGCTTTGTTCCCGATGAGCTGTACGAAGAAGTCCGTGGTGCCTGGGCCTATCGCGACCTGACACCAGCAGACTGGGCCTGGGCGCTGGCGTTCGTACGCCACGGCGGGATGTCGCTGACGGCGTACCCGGATTACCGCCGGGTCGAGCCGGATGAGCACGGGATCTGGCGCGTTCCCGATGCGCGACTGGCGCGCCGCCAT includes these proteins:
- a CDS encoding transporter substrate-binding domain-containing protein yields the protein MKKALLTLSALALCMAAGSALAKEYKELRFGVDPSYAPFESKAADGSLVGFDIDLGNAICAELKVKCKWVESDFDGMIPGLKANKFDGVISSMTVTEAREKVIDFSSELFSGPTAYVSKKGSGITDDVASLKGKTVGYEQGTIQEAYAKAVLDKAGVKTQAYQNQDQVYSDLTSGRLDAGIQDMLQAELGFLKSPQGADYEVSKPVDNHLLPAKTAVGIKKGNTELKALLDKGIKALHDDGKYAEIQKKHFGDLNLYSGK
- a CDS encoding ABC transporter permease; translation: MFETLLQHLGLSAFSLKGFGLLLLEGTWMTIKLSALSLLVAVLLGLLGASAKLSKIKLLRLPAQLYTTLIRGVPDLVLMLLIFYSLQTWLTTLTDYLEWEYIEIDPFSAGVLTLGFIYGAYFTETFRGAILAVPRGQVEAATAYGLKRGQRFRFVVFPQMMRFALPGIGNNWMVMLKATALVSIIGLADLVKAAQDAGKSTYQLFYFLVLAALIYLLITSASNFILRWLERRYAAGAREAVR
- a CDS encoding ABC transporter permease, giving the protein MIELLQEYWKAFLYTDGQNITGLAMTMWLLSASIFFGFIVSIPLSIARVSPHFYIRWPVQFYTYLFRGTPLYIQLLICYTGIYSLAAVRAQPLLDSFFRDAMNCTILAFALNTCAYTTEIFAGAIRSMNHGEVEAAKAYGLTGWKLYAYVIMPSALRRSLPYYSNEVILMLHSTTVAFTATIPDILKVARDANSATFLTFQSFGIAALIYLTITFALVGLFRLAERRWLAFLGPTH
- a CDS encoding succinylglutamate desuccinylase/aspartoacylase family protein; translated protein: MRHQIHDLLAPLPGTARQIHSFHFGPDKAQGKIYIQSSLHADELPGMLVAWHLKQRLAELEAAGRLRSEIVLVPVANPVGLEQVLMDVPLGRYELESGQNFNRWFVDLSEEIGNEIETQLCDDPQRNLELIRASLRNALARQTASTQLQSQRLTLQRLACDADMVLDLHCDFESVVHLYTTPEAWPQVEPLARYIESQASLLATDSGGQSFDECFTLLWWQLKERFGEHFEIPLGSFSVTVELRGQGDVTHPLASRDCQALIDYLIHFGAIVGEPKALPALPHPATPLAGVEPVATPVGGLLVYTATPGQLLEAGQKIAEVIDPINDRVTPVHCTASGLLYARSLRRMATAGMVIAHVAGAEAYRSGYLLSP
- a CDS encoding ABC transporter ATP-binding protein, with the protein product MYKLTVEGLHKSYGDHQVLKGVSLKARTGDVISLIGASGSGKSTFLRCINFLEQPNDGAMSLDGQAIRMVTDRHGMHVADPNELQRLRTRLAMVFQHFNLWSHMTVLENITMAPRRVLGCSKQEADDRARRYLEKVGLPARVADQYPAFLSGGQQQRVAIARALAMEPEVMLFDEPTSALDPELVGEVLKVIQGLAEEGRTMIMVTHEMSFARKVSSQVLFLHQGLVEEEGAPEEVLGNPKSERLKQFLSGNLK
- a CDS encoding ligase-associated DNA damage response DEXH box helicase, translating into MGTSTDFAKYWFSARDWKPFAFQKQVWAAVKRGESGLLHASTGAGKTYAVWFAALNRFARSRSVAETTRKRKPPAEPLTVLWITPMRALAADTARALQAPLDDLQIPWSVGLRTGDTGSSERARQNRRLPTTLITTPESLTLMLARADAQTALSTLRMVVVDEWHELLGNKRGVQLQLALARLRRWQPGLIVWGVSATLGNQSHAEQVLIPQGGGVSIQGQSEKSLKVDTLLPPAIERFPWAGHIGLKMLPQVVAELDVCASSLVFTNTRAQSEIWYQALLEARPDWAGLIALHHSSLSRDTRDWVEQALKNGQLKAVVCTSSLDLGVDFLPVERVLQIGSAKGVARLMQRAGRSGHAPGRTSRVTLVPTHSLELIEAAAAGDAVAQRRIEPRLSPHKPLDVLVQHLVSMALGGGFVPDELYEEVRGAWAYRDLTPADWAWALAFVRHGGMSLTAYPDYRRVEPDEHGIWRVPDARLARRHRMSIGTIVSDASIHLKFWSKGGGGKQLGSVEESFIARLKPGDGFLFAGRLLELVRVENMTAYVKRSTAKKAAVPRWNGGRMPLSNELAEAVVSRFSAAAHGEFAGPEMHALRPLLETQMRWSGLPTDNNLLAEVLKSREGWHLFLYPFAGRQVHLGLASLLAWRVSQRLPVTFSIAVNDYGLELLSATPVDWSVQLDDALLSPEDLLRDVLASLNAGELALRRFREIARIAGLVFAGYPGAPKSTRQVQASSGLFFEVFKQYDADNLLLAQAGEEVLREELDIRRLEQTLERINRMKLDMHLIKRPTPLGFPLLVERMRESMSSEKLADRIRRMVGDLEKTADTGRS